A single region of the Anaerostipes rhamnosivorans genome encodes:
- the nadC gene encoding carboxylating nicotinate-nucleotide diphosphorylase: MNGVTMAVNIDEYLLNALKEDITGEDVSTNSVMPEPKQGKVDLICKEDGIVAGLEVFHRVFTLLDEKVAFETELSDGDEIKNGQLMGTLRGDIRVLLSGERTALNYLQRMSGIATFTNSLVKELEGSSTQLLDTRKTTPNMRPFEKYAVTVGGGKNHRYNLSDGVMLKDNHIGAAGGVREAVYMARAYAPFVRKIEVETEDLAMVNDALEAGADIIMLDNMSDDMMKEAVEIIGGRALTECSGNVTKDRLKKIKEIGVDFVSCGALTHSAPILDISLKNLEPTE; this comes from the coding sequence ATAAATGGTGTAACAATGGCGGTAAACATTGACGAGTATCTGCTGAATGCGTTGAAGGAAGACATCACAGGGGAGGATGTCAGCACAAACTCCGTGATGCCGGAGCCGAAACAAGGAAAAGTAGATCTGATCTGCAAGGAAGACGGGATCGTGGCAGGACTTGAGGTGTTTCACCGTGTGTTCACCCTTCTCGACGAGAAGGTAGCGTTTGAGACGGAACTTTCAGATGGGGATGAGATCAAAAATGGCCAGCTCATGGGAACTCTCCGGGGAGATATCCGTGTCCTTCTGTCAGGAGAGAGGACAGCGCTGAATTACCTTCAGCGGATGAGCGGGATCGCTACTTTCACTAATTCTCTTGTAAAGGAACTGGAGGGATCTTCTACACAGCTTTTGGACACGAGAAAGACCACTCCAAATATGAGGCCGTTTGAAAAGTATGCGGTCACCGTAGGCGGAGGGAAAAATCACCGGTATAACCTGTCTGACGGGGTTATGTTAAAGGATAATCATATCGGCGCGGCAGGTGGCGTGCGGGAAGCTGTTTATATGGCAAGGGCATACGCTCCGTTTGTCAGAAAGATCGAAGTGGAGACAGAAGATCTTGCCATGGTTAACGATGCTTTGGAAGCCGGTGCAGATATTATCATGCTGGATAATATGTCTGATGATATGATGAAAGAGGCAGTGGAGATCATAGGAGGTCGTGCCCTTACGGAATGTTCCGGAAACGTGACAAAGGACCGGTTAAAGAAGATAAAGGAGATCGGGGTCGATTTTGTATCCTGCGGTGCACTGACACACTCCGCGCCGATTTTGGACATCTCATTAAAGAATCTGGAACCTACAGAATAA
- a CDS encoding L-aspartate oxidase: MRSADVIIVGTGAAGLFHALFLPKDYRVIMMTKAEVEESDSFLAQGGISALRDEEDYDQYFEDTMKAGHYENDKAAVDKMIVRSREIIDDLTAFGVDFDERDGEIEYTREGGHSIFRILHHDDVTGKEITSKLYEEVKRRDNIEILTHCTMIDLIESENACRGVVYVTPEGDVDCIFAGKTVLATGGMGGLFKHSTNYRHLTADGLAICLRHNVEIQNINYIQIHPTTFYSDKPGRSFLISESVRGEGAYLYNKAGERFIDELLPRDIVTAAIREQMEKDGTDYVYLSVTHLDGERIKQRFPNIYKQCLEEGYDMTRECIPVTPAQHYFMGGIKVDLRSRTSMEDLYAVGEASCNGVHGRNRLASNSLLESLVFALESAEDITKEPKKPVECQVDLGMYQDVSGIQEENKRLVLEEIKRKDGDFYDKWCNNGGKH; the protein is encoded by the coding sequence ATGAGATCAGCAGATGTAATTATAGTTGGAACCGGGGCAGCCGGATTGTTTCATGCCCTGTTTCTTCCTAAAGATTACAGAGTTATTATGATGACCAAAGCAGAAGTGGAGGAAAGTGATTCCTTTCTGGCCCAGGGCGGTATCTCAGCTTTGAGGGATGAAGAGGACTATGACCAATATTTCGAAGATACCATGAAGGCCGGGCATTATGAAAATGATAAAGCGGCTGTGGACAAGATGATTGTCCGCTCCAGGGAGATCATTGACGATCTGACGGCATTCGGCGTTGATTTTGACGAAAGAGACGGGGAGATTGAGTATACCAGAGAGGGAGGCCATTCGATTTTCCGCATACTCCATCATGACGATGTGACCGGAAAAGAGATCACAAGCAAGCTTTATGAGGAGGTCAAACGCCGGGACAACATTGAGATCCTGACCCACTGCACGATGATTGACCTGATCGAGTCAGAAAATGCATGCCGTGGCGTTGTCTATGTGACCCCGGAGGGGGATGTGGACTGTATTTTTGCGGGAAAAACCGTACTTGCCACCGGAGGCATGGGCGGACTGTTCAAGCATTCCACCAATTACAGACATTTGACAGCTGACGGTCTGGCCATCTGTCTGAGGCACAATGTGGAGATACAAAATATCAACTACATACAGATTCATCCCACGACCTTTTATTCGGACAAGCCTGGGAGAAGCTTTCTGATCTCAGAGTCCGTCAGAGGGGAGGGGGCCTATCTCTACAACAAAGCCGGGGAGCGTTTCATAGATGAGCTGCTTCCACGGGATATTGTGACTGCTGCCATCCGTGAGCAGATGGAAAAGGACGGCACGGACTATGTGTATTTATCCGTTACCCACCTTGACGGGGAGCGGATCAAGCAGAGGTTCCCTAATATTTATAAGCAATGTCTGGAGGAAGGCTATGATATGACAAGAGAATGCATCCCGGTCACGCCGGCCCAGCATTATTTCATGGGAGGGATCAAGGTGGATTTAAGAAGCCGTACTTCTATGGAAGATTTGTATGCAGTAGGAGAGGCCAGCTGTAACGGCGTTCACGGCAGGAACCGTCTTGCGAGCAATTCTCTGCTGGAATCTCTTGTCTTTGCGCTGGAATCCGCTGAAGATATCACAAAAGAACCAAAGAAGCCTGTAGAATGCCAGGTGGATTTAGGAATGTATCAGGATGTGTCCGGTATACAGGAAGAGAATAAGCGTCTTGTGCTGGAGGAGATTAAAAGAAAGGATGGGGATTTCTATGATAAATGGTGTAACAATGGCGGTAAACATTGA
- the nadA gene encoding quinolinate synthase NadA → MDNLAKEIEELKRERNAVLLAHYYVDDEVQAIADYVGDSYYLAKVALKESKDVICFAGVSFMGESAKILNPDRTVIMPDQLADCPMAHMVDLDKIQKVRDEYDDLAVVCYINSTAEIKSYSDVCVTSSNAMKIVSSLPQKNIFFIPDENLGRYIGSKLPEKNFIYNDGFCHVHTSITADNVKRAKEAHPDAEILVHPECTMDVVELADYVGSTSGIIDYATASDADKFIICTEMGVLYELKQKNPNKTFYSVGHRQFCPNMKRITLENVRDTLRDMKNQVELDGTLRLDAKKALDEMLRIAQ, encoded by the coding sequence ATGGACAACCTCGCAAAAGAGATTGAAGAGTTAAAAAGAGAAAGAAATGCGGTCTTATTGGCCCATTATTATGTAGATGATGAGGTGCAGGCGATTGCGGACTACGTGGGAGATTCCTACTATTTGGCAAAGGTGGCTTTAAAGGAGTCAAAGGATGTGATTTGTTTTGCCGGTGTCAGTTTCATGGGTGAAAGTGCTAAGATCCTGAACCCAGACCGAACAGTGATCATGCCGGACCAGCTGGCGGACTGCCCTATGGCTCATATGGTAGACTTGGACAAGATCCAGAAAGTGCGGGATGAGTACGATGACTTGGCAGTTGTCTGTTATATCAATTCCACAGCGGAGATTAAGTCTTACTCTGATGTCTGTGTGACATCTTCCAACGCTATGAAGATCGTCAGCTCACTGCCACAGAAGAATATTTTCTTTATCCCGGACGAAAACCTGGGCAGATATATCGGATCCAAGCTTCCGGAAAAGAATTTTATTTACAACGACGGCTTCTGCCATGTACATACAAGCATTACAGCGGACAATGTCAAAAGAGCCAAGGAAGCACATCCGGACGCAGAGATCCTGGTGCACCCGGAATGTACTATGGATGTTGTGGAACTGGCGGATTATGTGGGGAGCACATCCGGTATTATCGATTATGCCACAGCATCTGACGCAGATAAATTTATTATCTGTACGGAGATGGGTGTCTTATATGAGTTAAAACAAAAGAATCCGAACAAGACATTTTATTCCGTTGGACACAGACAGTTCTGCCCGAATATGAAACGAATCACGCTTGAGAATGTCAGAGATACATTGAGAGATATGAAAAATCAGGTGGAATTGGATGGGACATTGCGACTTGACGCAAAGAAAGCGTTGGATGAAATGCTGCGCATCGCTCAATAA
- a CDS encoding HPr family phosphocarrier protein — translation MKQFDFEVQSPVGIHARPAVLLVEKAKTYNSRIIVQKGVLKANAKNIISLLTLRAHQKESVTFVIDGEDEEKAAEELKEFCIHNL, via the coding sequence ATGAAGCAGTTTGATTTTGAGGTGCAGTCACCGGTGGGGATCCATGCACGGCCGGCTGTGCTTCTGGTGGAAAAGGCAAAGACCTATAATAGCAGGATCATAGTACAAAAGGGAGTTCTGAAAGCCAATGCCAAAAATATTATTTCTCTTCTGACATTGCGGGCACACCAAAAGGAATCGGTCACATTCGTCATCGACGGGGAGGATGAGGAAAAGGCGGCAGAGGAGCTGAAAGAGTTCTGCATTCATAACCTTTAA
- a CDS encoding DUF4428 domain-containing protein has product MKTCDICHASLGMFKKFRYSDGFICKVCYEKASNHFTETITNKSFDEISKLCESKRELTEDFEITGRIGNYILFDEKNGKICLLNNRMNQKQIKEPEFYSLDDISECRIEAGPAIPLDELDEKIKKKDAGTVDYMKVTISLQGGRQREIPLISNPVRIKSFAMKQSFSFAKRITQEIQRLKEAPALKSSGGDHHEAV; this is encoded by the coding sequence ATGAAGACATGTGATATCTGCCATGCATCCCTGGGGATGTTCAAAAAGTTCCGTTATTCGGACGGATTTATCTGTAAAGTCTGTTATGAGAAAGCGAGCAATCATTTTACAGAAACGATCACTAACAAAAGTTTTGACGAGATCAGCAAGCTGTGTGAAAGTAAGAGAGAACTAACGGAAGATTTTGAAATCACAGGGAGAATCGGAAATTATATTTTATTTGATGAAAAGAACGGAAAAATCTGTCTTCTGAACAACCGCATGAACCAAAAACAAATTAAGGAACCGGAGTTTTATTCGCTCGATGATATCAGCGAATGCAGGATTGAGGCAGGGCCTGCAATACCTCTGGATGAATTAGACGAAAAGATCAAAAAGAAAGATGCGGGAACGGTGGACTATATGAAGGTTACGATCAGCCTGCAGGGCGGCAGGCAAAGAGAGATTCCCCTGATATCAAACCCTGTCAGAATAAAAAGTTTCGCGATGAAGCAGTCCTTTTCATTTGCAAAGCGGATTACACAGGAGATCCAAAGGCTCAAAGAGGCACCCGCCCTTAAATCATCAGGAGGAGATCATCATGAAGCAGTTTGA
- a CDS encoding xylulokinase gives MEQYIGIDIGTSSAKLTLIDEAGKIRKESSREYGIDEPKPGWKEINPEIWMNAAEDAMKELLLREDPESIKAIGVTGQMHTAVFVGGDGRSIRPALMWNDTRTIDLVKELKEKIRKVPEVSYISNIISTGSPAVNLLWLKQNEPEHFQQIKTFLIGPDYIVYRLTGQCQTDYCEASTSSLFDLKAGKWSPEIREILGFPEAIYPKVKGSKETAGYVTDSWRKKFGFRQQVRVIVGTGDNPAAAISTGCFSYLYPVLSLGTSGVLMFPKEQMDFEAKGKNIMFSVDGKKILTLVQGVIQSSGSSYGWWVRQILGTKDFSAETSGMDLEKLGENDLIFYPHLVGDKTIYADPALRGAMVGIGTETTRQEMTAAVMEGICLGVRQLAEVMNIDRTALGNLKVTGGGSKNSVWMQILADVLNTKVEQLKNSAGAGYGVALMAAASDRTDEDLEQLIGNTVETKKSFYPREYNAGLYEKKYQKYTKLYKALTEVFSD, from the coding sequence ATGGAACAGTATATTGGAATTGATATAGGAACTTCTTCTGCAAAACTGACGCTGATTGATGAAGCAGGGAAGATCAGAAAAGAAAGCAGCAGGGAATATGGGATCGATGAGCCTAAACCCGGATGGAAAGAGATCAATCCGGAAATCTGGATGAACGCGGCAGAGGATGCTATGAAAGAACTTCTTCTGAGAGAAGATCCGGAAAGTATCAAAGCCATTGGAGTGACAGGCCAGATGCACACGGCAGTATTTGTCGGAGGGGACGGAAGATCCATCCGTCCGGCACTGATGTGGAATGATACGAGGACAATCGATCTGGTAAAGGAACTAAAAGAAAAGATTCGTAAGGTCCCGGAAGTTTCCTATATCTCCAATATCATTTCCACTGGGAGCCCGGCAGTGAACCTGCTGTGGTTAAAGCAAAATGAACCGGAACACTTTCAGCAGATAAAGACGTTTCTGATTGGCCCGGACTATATTGTTTACCGTCTGACCGGACAATGTCAGACGGATTACTGCGAGGCATCTACATCTTCTCTTTTTGATCTGAAGGCAGGAAAATGGTCCCCAGAGATCAGGGAGATCCTGGGATTTCCAGAAGCAATCTATCCAAAAGTGAAGGGAAGCAAAGAGACAGCTGGATATGTGACGGATTCGTGGAGAAAGAAGTTTGGGTTCCGGCAGCAGGTGAGAGTGATCGTCGGAACCGGAGACAATCCGGCAGCGGCCATATCTACGGGATGCTTTTCTTACCTGTATCCGGTTCTGTCACTGGGCACATCCGGTGTCCTTATGTTCCCGAAAGAACAGATGGATTTTGAGGCAAAAGGAAAGAATATCATGTTTTCTGTGGACGGAAAGAAGATTCTGACGCTTGTCCAGGGAGTGATACAGTCATCAGGAAGTAGCTATGGATGGTGGGTGAGACAGATCCTGGGAACAAAAGATTTTTCAGCGGAGACCAGCGGGATGGATCTTGAAAAACTCGGTGAGAATGATCTGATCTTTTATCCTCACCTTGTGGGTGACAAGACCATTTATGCGGACCCTGCTTTAAGGGGAGCTATGGTCGGTATTGGGACGGAGACTACCAGGCAGGAGATGACTGCAGCGGTCATGGAAGGAATTTGTCTCGGCGTGAGACAGCTTGCTGAGGTCATGAATATTGACAGGACTGCCCTTGGGAATCTTAAGGTCACCGGAGGAGGGTCTAAAAACAGCGTTTGGATGCAAATCCTTGCGGATGTCCTGAACACGAAAGTGGAGCAGCTCAAGAATAGTGCGGGAGCGGGATACGGTGTGGCTCTCATGGCAGCTGCCAGTGACAGGACTGATGAAGACCTGGAACAGCTGATCGGCAACACAGTGGAGACGAAGAAAAGTTTTTATCCGAGAGAATACAATGCAGGTCTCTATGAGAAAAAGTATCAGAAATATACGAAACTCTATAAGGCATTGACCGAAGTATTCAGCGATTAG
- a CDS encoding zinc-dependent alcohol dehydrogenase, with translation MKAIILNQPKDFSIKEIELPELKEDEVLIRIKDSGICTNDVRDFNGDCNYSYPRIGGHEYCGVIEEMGSGVSGRRFSKGQKVVQYIIDDCKECFFCKHGEENICEEHPKSKIFTNPDGLSGYGGFAEFVVAKAEDLFVYPDSTDFEKMAFTEPLACVVNSINRTEIQFGDDVAVIGGGTMGMLHVMMAKLKGARVILSEPLKERRERALTLGCDDVVDPVNEDAVEKVKELTGGRGAQVVFNTTAIPAIAAQAVEMTAPGGMSVMFSSMHPNDPVPVDMGAVHSYQKTVTGAVSPTITSFHQAVQLIGKGLIDPTVLTEQIYDYRDFDKAIAAAMKPDTYKVILRFGE, from the coding sequence ATGAAAGCAATTATATTAAATCAGCCGAAAGATTTCTCTATTAAGGAGATCGAATTACCAGAATTAAAAGAAGATGAGGTGCTGATCAGGATCAAAGATTCTGGTATCTGCACGAACGATGTGAGGGACTTTAACGGAGACTGTAATTACAGCTATCCAAGGATCGGCGGACATGAGTACTGCGGAGTGATCGAAGAAATGGGCAGCGGAGTAAGCGGCAGGCGATTTTCTAAAGGGCAGAAGGTGGTCCAGTACATCATTGACGACTGCAAGGAATGTTTCTTCTGTAAACATGGGGAAGAAAATATCTGTGAGGAACACCCAAAAAGCAAAATCTTTACGAACCCGGACGGGTTGTCAGGTTACGGCGGATTTGCAGAATTTGTCGTAGCTAAGGCGGAAGACCTGTTTGTATACCCAGACAGCACAGACTTTGAAAAAATGGCATTCACCGAACCTTTGGCATGTGTAGTCAACAGCATTAACCGGACAGAGATTCAGTTTGGGGATGATGTGGCTGTCATCGGTGGTGGTACCATGGGGATGCTCCATGTGATGATGGCAAAATTAAAAGGAGCTAGAGTTATTCTGAGTGAACCTCTGAAGGAACGAAGAGAACGGGCTTTAACGCTTGGCTGTGACGATGTAGTGGATCCGGTAAATGAAGATGCCGTGGAGAAGGTAAAAGAGCTTACCGGAGGAAGAGGGGCCCAGGTTGTATTCAATACCACAGCAATCCCAGCCATTGCGGCTCAGGCTGTGGAGATGACGGCTCCCGGCGGAATGAGTGTCATGTTCAGCTCCATGCATCCCAATGATCCGGTGCCGGTGGATATGGGAGCCGTACATTCTTACCAGAAGACTGTGACGGGAGCTGTCAGTCCCACGATCACATCCTTTCATCAGGCAGTACAGCTGATTGGAAAAGGGCTGATTGATCCTACCGTGCTCACGGAACAGATTTATGATTACCGGGATTTTGATAAAGCCATCGCGGCTGCTATGAAGCCGGACACATATAAAGTGATTCTGAGATTTGGAGAATAG
- a CDS encoding PTS system mannose/fructose/sorbose family transporter subunit IID, with amino-acid sequence MENKKKSLIPKAALIKAWFIWETFPQTCYNYERMMGQVVAHMFSAIINFLYKDNPSKRKEVMKREIEFFNVHIEFGACILGMAVALEEQKAMGEQIPDEFITNLKTSLMGPLAGMGDTIWQGVVIPILLAVCIDLTRSGSGNIWGAVIYAVVIIAAAYGLSYWNFMFGYKAGSEAIMDFLEKGILNKLIKGASIMGCMVMGGLVVNYVKASCGLKVVSSTSTYDIQTSFLDAICPSILPLAVTMLVYYLMNKRRWSSLKIIGLIVVIGVVGGVTGILAY; translated from the coding sequence ATGGAAAATAAAAAGAAAAGTTTGATCCCAAAGGCCGCCTTGATCAAAGCCTGGTTTATTTGGGAGACATTCCCGCAGACATGCTATAACTATGAAAGAATGATGGGCCAGGTTGTTGCCCATATGTTCTCAGCCATTATCAATTTCTTATATAAAGATAACCCTTCCAAACGAAAAGAAGTCATGAAGCGGGAGATTGAATTTTTTAATGTCCATATCGAATTCGGGGCATGTATCCTTGGTATGGCAGTTGCCCTGGAAGAACAAAAGGCTATGGGCGAACAGATACCCGATGAGTTTATCACAAACTTAAAGACCTCCCTGATGGGGCCTCTGGCAGGTATGGGTGATACCATCTGGCAGGGCGTGGTGATCCCGATCCTTTTGGCAGTATGTATTGACTTAACCCGCTCTGGAAGCGGAAATATATGGGGAGCTGTGATCTATGCGGTTGTCATCATTGCCGCAGCATATGGCTTAAGCTACTGGAACTTTATGTTTGGTTATAAAGCCGGAAGTGAAGCAATCATGGATTTCCTGGAAAAAGGAATACTCAATAAGCTGATCAAAGGCGCGTCCATCATGGGCTGCATGGTAATGGGCGGACTGGTTGTAAATTATGTAAAAGCAAGCTGCGGGCTTAAGGTGGTAAGCTCCACATCCACATATGATATTCAGACCAGTTTTTTAGACGCCATCTGTCCAAGTATCCTTCCGCTGGCAGTAACTATGCTCGTTTATTATCTGATGAATAAGAGGAGATGGTCCTCTTTAAAGATCATCGGTCTGATCGTTGTAATCGGTGTTGTAGGCGGTGTCACAGGAATCCTGGCATATTAA
- a CDS encoding PTS mannose/fructose/sorbose/N-acetylgalactosamine transporter subunit IIC, translated as MEKMTIIQAVLCGVVYWLAVGNLPFVGLWSLQRPLVCGMITGLILGHPVQGAVIGATINLVYLGFMSAGGSMPADMGLAGVLGTAYAIVGGLDTDTALALAVPIGILGTIVWAGRMTFDCFFVHIADKYIEKEQYNKIWRANVLFPQIMCFIMTAIPCALAAYFGSNYIQGILNMLSGKVLTVFQIIGGLMPALGIAITLQYIFKGESKVFLFVGFLLAVYSKLPLLTLGIIALLVAVVYVQVTSAMEPARAAVVDDEDDEEDD; from the coding sequence ATGGAAAAGATGACCATTATACAGGCAGTTCTGTGCGGTGTTGTATACTGGCTGGCAGTCGGCAACTTACCGTTTGTAGGCCTTTGGTCCTTACAGAGACCGCTGGTATGCGGTATGATCACTGGTTTGATCCTGGGACATCCGGTACAGGGTGCCGTGATCGGGGCAACCATCAACTTGGTGTATCTGGGCTTTATGTCTGCAGGAGGAAGTATGCCGGCGGATATGGGTCTGGCAGGAGTATTGGGAACAGCTTATGCCATCGTGGGCGGACTGGATACGGACACGGCGCTGGCGCTGGCAGTGCCTATCGGTATTCTTGGAACTATCGTCTGGGCAGGGCGTATGACCTTTGACTGCTTCTTTGTACATATCGCAGATAAATACATCGAGAAAGAGCAGTATAACAAAATATGGCGGGCCAATGTTCTGTTTCCGCAGATCATGTGTTTTATAATGACGGCAATCCCGTGTGCCCTGGCAGCTTATTTCGGATCTAACTATATTCAGGGTATTTTAAACATGCTCAGCGGAAAAGTGTTGACTGTCTTCCAGATCATCGGCGGACTGATGCCTGCACTGGGAATCGCTATCACCCTGCAGTATATTTTCAAGGGGGAATCCAAGGTATTCTTATTTGTAGGATTTTTGCTGGCTGTATATTCCAAGCTTCCGCTGCTGACCTTAGGTATCATTGCGCTGCTTGTAGCAGTTGTCTATGTTCAGGTCACCTCCGCAATGGAGCCGGCAAGAGCAGCAGTAGTAGATGATGAAGACGATGAGGAGGACGACTAA
- a CDS encoding PTS sugar transporter subunit IIB, with the protein MKNVVLARVDDRLIHGEVVSVWTPSLNVNRIIVVDDEVAADKFNKRVIKALAPNGVKVNVYGTEKGAEVLKKDPKESGERVMILTKTPITYDRMTDLGLELKDVNLGGMGLRGERTPFIKNVACDPDEIISIKNLMAKNVHVYYQLVPEQQVIEVTGYLDK; encoded by the coding sequence ATGAAAAATGTCGTATTAGCCAGAGTGGATGACCGGCTGATCCACGGGGAAGTTGTCTCTGTGTGGACACCCAGCTTAAATGTCAACAGGATCATCGTCGTAGACGATGAAGTTGCCGCAGATAAGTTCAACAAACGGGTCATCAAAGCACTCGCTCCAAACGGCGTCAAGGTAAATGTATATGGTACAGAAAAAGGAGCGGAGGTTCTGAAAAAAGATCCGAAGGAATCAGGAGAAAGAGTCATGATTCTTACCAAGACGCCGATCACATATGACCGGATGACAGATCTTGGATTGGAACTTAAGGATGTGAACCTAGGAGGCATGGGCCTTCGCGGGGAGAGAACGCCATTTATTAAAAATGTGGCCTGTGATCCTGATGAGATCATTTCCATCAAAAATCTTATGGCAAAAAATGTCCACGTCTACTATCAGCTGGTCCCGGAACAGCAGGTGATTGAAGTAACAGGATACTTGGATAAATAG
- a CDS encoding PTS sugar transporter subunit IIA encodes MKVIAVSHGSYSKGLVESTQMLVGEQENLVAYGLFPEQTVATLTEKLEAEIEKTEEGEEILFVSDLFHGSPFNAIVSLMEHHDVYHVTGINLPLMVEVMMGRYAGKNAEEICAGLIEAAPGTVKDVRKLFEEVEEE; translated from the coding sequence ATGAAGGTCATTGCAGTATCCCACGGAAGCTACTCAAAAGGGCTCGTGGAAAGTACCCAGATGCTTGTCGGTGAACAAGAAAACCTGGTAGCTTATGGATTGTTTCCGGAGCAGACGGTAGCCACCTTAACGGAAAAACTGGAGGCAGAGATCGAAAAGACGGAAGAGGGGGAAGAGATCCTTTTTGTTTCTGATCTGTTCCACGGAAGCCCGTTTAATGCAATTGTTTCTTTAATGGAACATCATGATGTGTATCACGTGACAGGGATTAACCTGCCTTTAATGGTAGAAGTGATGATGGGGCGGTATGCAGGAAAAAATGCAGAGGAGATCTGTGCTGGGCTTATTGAAGCGGCACCAGGGACAGTTAAAGATGTTAGGAAATTATTTGAGGAGGTAGAGGAAGAATGA
- a CDS encoding class II aldolase: MNFAQDNHYILPAFNTTNLEMTYAIAKGLNQAGLPGYIQISSNNLRLSSPDTITYLTSDALKDSDVPIGLHLDHGKSYEHVKACVDAGFTSIMIDASHLPFEENIKEVKRAVQYCHFYGVPVEAELGALKGKEEDIVNEADCKTDPGMVADFVERTGCDLLAVSVGNVHGLDLTPKVDLPLLDEISKVSPVPLVMHGGSGIPFETIQKAREFHLLKVNYGSDLRKAFISTFGEAYEQNHNEVNVIGLSLESIEKVSKKAAELVSIINA; encoded by the coding sequence ATGAATTTTGCACAAGATAACCACTATATTCTGCCTGCATTCAACACGACCAACCTGGAGATGACTTATGCCATTGCCAAAGGATTAAATCAGGCAGGACTTCCTGGATATATTCAGATTTCTTCCAATAACCTGAGGCTGTCAAGCCCCGATACCATCACTTATCTGACGAGTGATGCACTGAAAGACAGCGATGTGCCCATCGGTCTGCATTTAGACCACGGCAAGTCTTATGAACATGTAAAGGCATGTGTGGATGCAGGTTTTACATCTATTATGATCGATGCTTCTCATCTGCCTTTCGAGGAAAATATCAAGGAGGTAAAACGTGCCGTGCAGTACTGTCATTTCTATGGTGTTCCTGTAGAGGCAGAGCTTGGCGCGCTGAAAGGAAAGGAAGAGGATATCGTAAATGAAGCGGACTGCAAAACCGATCCTGGAATGGTAGCAGACTTTGTGGAAAGAACCGGATGTGACCTGTTGGCAGTTTCCGTTGGAAATGTACATGGACTGGATCTAACTCCAAAAGTAGATCTTCCACTGTTAGATGAAATCTCAAAGGTTTCCCCTGTGCCCCTTGTCATGCACGGAGGTTCCGGAATCCCATTTGAGACTATCCAGAAAGCGAGAGAGTTTCATCTGTTAAAAGTAAATTATGGATCAGATCTGAGAAAGGCTTTTATTTCTACCTTTGGTGAGGCTTATGAACAGAACCATAATGAGGTGAATGTAATCGGGCTGAGTCTTGAGTCCATAGAAAAAGTGAGCAAAAAGGCAGCGGAGCTGGTATCCATTATTAATGCATGA
- a CDS encoding GNAT family N-acetyltransferase — protein MIEIKIYTEEDREEVIDLVLSCQNDGTRPFVSVEDQPELLHIKDKYINTVGNFWVAKENSRVVGCIGLMNCGNGIAVMKKFFTDEAYRSAPHHLGRRLYSRLLDFAREHHIKMLLLDTPKNTHRAHKFYEAAGFRLMEEQELPVTFDHPYTESDFFYLRIGESI, from the coding sequence GTGATAGAAATTAAGATATATACCGAAGAAGACAGGGAAGAAGTGATCGATCTGGTGCTGAGCTGCCAAAATGACGGAACCCGGCCATTTGTATCGGTTGAGGACCAGCCGGAATTACTTCATATTAAAGACAAGTATATCAATACCGTAGGGAACTTCTGGGTGGCAAAAGAAAACAGCCGGGTCGTGGGTTGTATTGGACTAATGAACTGCGGCAATGGGATCGCTGTTATGAAAAAGTTTTTTACCGATGAAGCATACAGAAGCGCCCCTCATCATCTTGGACGGAGACTATACAGCAGACTTCTTGATTTCGCCAGAGAACATCACATAAAAATGCTGCTGCTGGATACACCAAAAAATACCCACAGAGCACACAAGTTTTATGAGGCAGCTGGGTTCCGCTTAATGGAAGAACAGGAGCTGCCGGTGACCTTTGATCATCCATACACAGAAAGTGATTTTTTTTATCTAAGGATAGGTGAATCAATATAA